From a single Anaerolineales bacterium genomic region:
- the lon gene encoding endopeptidase La has translation MTQPNWTEEDNFDLTLSQRTEELYRIPNLEPRADGLIEAVVLPLRDMVIFPRMVSPIFVGREASLMAVHEAQTKEQTVIGLTQRDPEVNDPGAEDFLPIGVEMAVGRLLNMPDGSRSALVQGRRRVEIVEFIRLKPYIKVRARVINEPVTADRQTQALMRSVLSLFERCIQLDRSIPEEAHLFALNISEPGWLADMVATSLALTYEAKLRLLLILDPKARLGQLNNLLAQEVDVLELEDEIHSRVQNEVDKSQREFYLREQMKQIQTELGEGDIFTRDAAELKKKLESASLPEEAKKVAFKELERLNQMPPMAPEVGIIRTYIDWILDLPWSNSTPDNLDVKNAAKTLERDHYGLKKAKDRILEYIAVRSLKPKKERQPILCFVGPPGVGKTSLGRSIADALGRKFVRVSLGGVRDEAEIRGHRRTYIGALPGRIIQTMKRAGTSNPLFMLDEIDKLYSDFRGDPASAMLEVLDPEQNYAFSDHYLEMPFDLSKVMFVTTANSLGSIPSPLLDRMEVIEFPGYIEEEKIEIANRYLIPRQIEENGIEDMEIKFEIPALQRIIREYTYEAGVRNLEREIGRVCRKIARLKAEGKKYPTSIAPEMIEKLLGPQQVIPPEAERTDEVGVATSLAWTENGGEIMAVEVAILEGKGGVQMTGQMGEVMQESAHAALTYIKSRAETLKIDMEVFERMDIHIHMPEGGIPKDGPSAGITMATAIISALTGRPTFRHVGMTGEITLRGRVLPIGGVREKVLAAHRAGLKTVLLPEKNLKDLVDLPKTAKSELKIIPVKYMDEILEIALGKQAVVKPPKPKKVAREDNQEE, from the coding sequence ATGACCCAACCCAACTGGACTGAAGAAGATAATTTTGACCTGACGCTCTCACAGCGGACGGAGGAGTTGTACCGCATCCCCAACCTCGAGCCGAGAGCGGACGGGTTGATCGAGGCGGTTGTCCTGCCGTTGCGCGACATGGTCATTTTCCCGCGCATGGTCTCGCCGATCTTCGTCGGGCGCGAGGCGTCGCTGATGGCGGTGCATGAAGCGCAGACGAAGGAGCAGACGGTTATCGGTTTAACCCAGCGCGATCCCGAGGTAAATGATCCTGGCGCGGAGGATTTCCTGCCCATCGGTGTGGAGATGGCGGTGGGACGCTTGCTGAACATGCCCGACGGTTCGCGTTCGGCGCTGGTGCAGGGACGCAGGCGCGTGGAGATCGTCGAGTTCATCCGTTTGAAGCCGTATATCAAGGTGCGCGCGCGGGTGATCAACGAACCTGTGACCGCCGACCGGCAGACGCAGGCATTGATGCGCTCGGTATTGAGTCTGTTCGAGCGCTGTATCCAGTTGGATCGTTCGATCCCCGAAGAGGCGCATTTGTTCGCGTTGAATATTTCCGAACCCGGCTGGCTGGCGGACATGGTTGCCACGTCGCTGGCGTTGACCTATGAAGCGAAACTGCGCCTGCTGCTGATTCTCGACCCGAAAGCGCGGCTGGGACAGTTAAACAACCTGCTGGCGCAGGAAGTGGATGTGCTCGAACTCGAAGATGAGATCCACTCGCGCGTGCAGAACGAAGTGGATAAAAGCCAGCGCGAGTTCTACTTGCGCGAGCAGATGAAGCAGATCCAGACCGAATTGGGCGAAGGCGATATCTTCACGCGCGATGCGGCGGAATTGAAAAAGAAACTCGAGTCGGCGAGCCTGCCCGAAGAGGCGAAGAAAGTTGCATTCAAGGAATTGGAACGCCTCAACCAGATGCCGCCCATGGCGCCCGAAGTCGGCATCATCCGCACATATATTGACTGGATCCTCGACCTGCCGTGGAGCAATTCCACGCCGGATAACCTCGATGTAAAGAACGCCGCCAAAACGCTCGAGCGCGATCACTACGGTTTGAAGAAAGCCAAAGACCGCATCCTTGAATACATCGCGGTGCGCTCGCTCAAACCCAAAAAGGAACGCCAGCCGATCCTGTGTTTCGTCGGTCCGCCCGGGGTGGGGAAGACCTCGCTTGGGCGTTCGATCGCCGATGCGCTGGGACGCAAGTTCGTGCGCGTTTCGTTGGGCGGCGTGCGCGATGAAGCAGAGATCCGTGGACACCGCCGCACCTACATCGGCGCGCTGCCCGGGCGCATCATCCAGACGATGAAACGGGCTGGCACCTCCAATCCGCTGTTCATGCTGGATGAGATCGACAAACTATATTCGGACTTCCGCGGCGATCCTGCTTCGGCGATGCTTGAAGTGCTGGACCCGGAACAGAACTACGCCTTTAGCGATCACTACCTCGAAATGCCGTTCGACCTGTCCAAAGTGATGTTCGTGACGACGGCGAATTCGCTGGGAAGCATCCCGTCCCCTCTGCTCGACCGCATGGAAGTGATCGAATTTCCCGGTTACATCGAAGAGGAAAAGATCGAGATTGCCAACCGCTATCTCATTCCGCGCCAGATCGAAGAGAACGGCATCGAAGATATGGAGATCAAGTTCGAGATTCCCGCCTTACAGAGAATCATCCGCGAGTACACGTATGAGGCGGGCGTCCGCAACCTCGAGCGCGAGATCGGACGCGTGTGCCGCAAGATCGCGCGTCTCAAAGCGGAGGGGAAGAAATATCCGACCTCCATCGCGCCCGAAATGATCGAAAAACTGCTCGGACCACAACAAGTCATCCCGCCCGAAGCCGAACGCACGGACGAGGTCGGCGTCGCTACCAGCCTGGCATGGACGGAGAACGGCGGCGAGATCATGGCGGTGGAGGTTGCAATTCTTGAAGGCAAGGGCGGCGTGCAGATGACCGGTCAGATGGGCGAAGTGATGCAGGAGTCCGCGCACGCTGCGTTGACGTACATCAAATCGCGCGCCGAAACCTTGAAAATTGACATGGAAGTCTTCGAGCGCATGGACATCCACATCCACATGCCCGAAGGCGGCATCCCGAAGGATGGACCTTCGGCAGGCATCACGATGGCGACGGCGATCATCTCTGCGCTGACGGGACGTCCCACCTTCCGCCACGTTGGCATGACGGGCGAGATCACCCTGCGCGGACGTGTGCTTCCCATCGGCGGCGTGCGCGAGAAAGTCCTTGCCGCGCATCGCGCCGGGCTGAAAACTGTTCTATTGCCCGAAAAGAATCTCAAGGATTTGGTGGACCTGCCCAAGACGGCGAAGTCCGAACTGAAGATCATCCCCGTCAAATACATGGATGAGATTTTGGAGATCGCGCTCGGCAAACAGGCGGTGGTCAAGCCGCCGAAGCCGAAGAAGGTAGCACGTGAGGATAATCAGGAAGAGTAG
- a CDS encoding SDR family NAD(P)-dependent oxidoreductase, which translates to MNIFPIPLEDKVVLITGASSGFGEDAAWFFAAEGCKLVLAARRIDRLQTLASRIQDEGGEAIAVPMDIVNPDDIDNMVKSALDLYGRIDILFNNAGIGRVAWFEEHSIERDIDMLIRVNLIGMMQVTRMVLPHMIQRREGHIINMISVAGLISPTLISSYSASKYGARAFTDALRREVAPFGIKVSGIYPGPATTEFGRHIGKNKAYGSFRNRINIRMSSEYVAKRVVDVAKRPRRSLVIPWWFRIITTFDLLFPIVVDWILYLFSKIKHKVN; encoded by the coding sequence ATGAACATTTTCCCCATCCCGCTCGAAGATAAAGTCGTTCTCATCACGGGCGCGTCCTCCGGTTTTGGCGAGGACGCCGCCTGGTTTTTCGCCGCCGAAGGCTGTAAACTGGTGCTTGCCGCCCGCCGTATTGACCGCCTGCAAACGCTCGCCTCCCGTATTCAGGACGAAGGCGGGGAAGCCATCGCTGTCCCGATGGACATCGTCAACCCCGACGACATCGATAACATGGTCAAATCCGCGCTGGATTTATACGGGCGCATCGACATCCTCTTCAATAATGCGGGCATCGGCAGGGTGGCATGGTTCGAGGAACATTCCATCGAACGCGACATCGACATGCTCATCCGCGTCAACCTGATCGGCATGATGCAGGTCACCCGCATGGTGCTTCCGCACATGATCCAACGCCGCGAGGGGCATATCATCAACATGATTTCGGTGGCAGGGCTGATCTCCCCGACGCTCATCAGTAGTTATTCCGCCAGCAAGTATGGCGCGCGCGCCTTCACCGATGCGTTGCGCCGCGAGGTTGCTCCGTTCGGCATCAAGGTCAGCGGCATTTATCCCGGTCCCGCCACCACGGAGTTTGGGCGTCACATCGGGAAGAACAAGGCATACGGTTCTTTCCGCAATAGGATCAACATTCGCATGAGTTCGGAATACGTCGCCAAACGCGTCGTGGATGTTGCCAAACGTCCGCGCCGGAGTTTGGTCATCCCGTGGTGGTTTCGCATCATCACGACCTTTGACCTGCTCTTCCCCATCGTCGTGGATTGGATCCTGTATCTTTTTTCAAAAATCAAGCACAAAGTGAATTAG
- a CDS encoding acyltransferase, giving the protein MKTSSTFETPVLPKYIPQLDGLRAVAILSVMFFHQQIPGFNMGWAGVQLFFVISGFLITGILLDTKTSSHYFRNFYARRFIRIFPVYYLGLGAVIVIALIFRWGIGDVWYYVLYIQNHLLAVNNWRVQFPALFNHSWSLAVEEQFYILWPLIIYALDVKKLKIATIFLFFFALLSRTFLLFLTQNPNLQFMILPTQVDALAAGSFLAIILREGNAQTLRRLSTWSTGLLLLSGMGIVALALRTGYDAYWVPAGWGNSRSNLILFSLMSIFFASLLYVSIFSKSALKSVLEHPWLRHIGKISYGLYLYHYPIFVSADLIALETVGGEPDTLYYITEVILTFGLSYLLATLSWKWFETPILKLKDRYS; this is encoded by the coding sequence ATGAAAACATCTTCGACATTCGAAACGCCGGTTCTTCCCAAATATATACCTCAGTTGGATGGTCTCAGGGCTGTTGCTATCCTGAGCGTGATGTTTTTCCATCAGCAGATTCCCGGATTTAATATGGGCTGGGCTGGGGTTCAGCTTTTTTTTGTAATATCAGGTTTCCTGATTACGGGAATCTTGCTGGATACAAAGACAAGTTCTCATTATTTCCGCAATTTTTACGCCCGGCGTTTTATCAGGATATTCCCGGTCTATTACCTCGGGCTGGGGGCTGTCATCGTGATCGCCCTTATTTTTCGCTGGGGCATCGGAGATGTTTGGTACTATGTTCTTTACATTCAGAATCATCTTCTGGCGGTTAATAATTGGAGGGTGCAATTCCCTGCGTTGTTCAATCACAGTTGGTCGCTTGCCGTTGAGGAGCAGTTTTACATTCTTTGGCCCCTGATCATCTATGCGTTGGATGTAAAAAAACTAAAGATTGCGACAATCTTTTTGTTCTTTTTCGCCCTTCTGTCACGGACATTCCTGCTGTTTTTAACGCAGAATCCGAACCTGCAATTCATGATTTTGCCCACGCAGGTCGATGCGCTGGCTGCAGGCTCTTTTCTTGCGATAATTCTTCGCGAGGGAAATGCCCAAACTCTGCGCCGATTGTCCACTTGGAGCACCGGGCTTCTTCTACTCTCAGGAATGGGTATCGTTGCCCTGGCGTTGCGGACCGGATATGATGCCTATTGGGTTCCGGCTGGATGGGGAAACTCCCGGTCTAATCTGATACTGTTCTCTTTGATGTCCATTTTCTTTGCCAGTTTGCTATATGTCTCGATTTTTTCTAAGTCTGCGCTAAAATCCGTATTGGAACATCCATGGCTTAGGCATATTGGCAAGATCAGCTACGGTTTATATCTTTACCATTATCCCATTTTCGTCTCTGCCGACTTGATAGCGCTGGAAACCGTGGGCGGAGAGCCTGATACCCTCTATTACATCACTGAAGTCATCCTTACGTTTGGTCTCTCGTACCTGCTGGCAACCCTTTCATGGAAATGGTTTGAAACCCCGATTTTGAAACTCAAAGACCGTTACAGTTAG
- a CDS encoding DUF503 domain-containing protein: MLATLTIHLRIPLCASLKDKRGRIKPLMSRLRREFNVSVAEMDLHDKWDEAVIVCAMVGNDHSFLQSALQNVAKWVESNWTDGDVWDTKIEMVM; this comes from the coding sequence ATGCTCGCCACACTCACCATCCATCTCCGAATCCCCCTCTGTGCCTCGCTGAAAGACAAGCGCGGGCGGATCAAGCCGCTTATGTCGCGTTTGCGGCGCGAGTTCAACGTCTCTGTGGCGGAGATGGATTTGCACGATAAATGGGACGAAGCGGTCATCGTCTGCGCGATGGTGGGGAATGACCATTCTTTTCTGCAATCCGCTTTGCAAAATGTGGCAAAATGGGTGGAATCGAACTGGACGGATGGGGATGTCTGGGATACGAAGATCGAGATGGTTATGTAG
- a CDS encoding folylpolyglutamate synthase/dihydrofolate synthase family protein, translating to MDIETRYNQALDYLYSFVDYSLKHSSELAKADFNLDRMFALMESLGEPQKKYPIIHVAGTKGKGSVSALCASALRAAGYKVGLYTSPHLEDYTERIRVNGEPISHEQLIELVEEIKPHVAKIPKLTTFEITTALGFMAFAKFGVDAAVLEVGLGGRLDATNVVTPKVSVITSLSYDHMAVLGNTLALIAGEKAGIVKDGVPVVSAPQKDEALEVLLRVAKSKNCEFTLVGKDVPFEFVKASLDGQKLRIQNSRETFRIPLLGSHQIENAATAYTALKASGIAITDEDIQKGFSQVQWRARFEIARLDPPLIFDSAHNQDSFEKLFETLETYFPGKMVYLIFGASEDKNIPGMFAAMKPKIQKLIITRADHPRALSVEHVQGLAEQAGVESEAVVPVREALKRALELSSNDGSIVLSAGSMFVTAEVMREYSSLRGRR from the coding sequence ATGGACATCGAAACCCGATACAACCAAGCGCTTGATTACCTGTATTCCTTCGTGGATTATAGCCTCAAACATTCGTCCGAACTTGCCAAGGCGGATTTCAACCTCGACCGCATGTTCGCGTTGATGGAGTCGCTGGGTGAGCCGCAAAAGAAATATCCCATCATCCACGTGGCAGGGACGAAAGGGAAGGGGTCGGTTTCGGCGTTGTGCGCGTCCGCGCTGCGTGCGGCGGGATACAAGGTCGGTTTGTACACATCGCCGCATTTGGAAGATTACACTGAGCGGATTCGCGTCAACGGCGAGCCGATCTCGCATGAGCAATTGATCGAGTTGGTGGAAGAGATCAAACCGCACGTGGCGAAGATTCCCAAACTGACCACTTTCGAGATCACCACCGCGTTGGGCTTCATGGCGTTTGCCAAATTCGGCGTGGATGCGGCGGTTCTGGAGGTCGGTTTGGGCGGGCGGCTGGATGCGACCAATGTTGTCACGCCGAAAGTTTCGGTCATCACCTCGTTGTCGTACGATCACATGGCAGTGCTCGGCAACACGCTTGCGCTCATTGCGGGGGAGAAGGCGGGCATCGTCAAAGATGGCGTGCCTGTCGTCTCCGCCCCGCAAAAGGATGAAGCGCTCGAAGTTCTTCTGCGCGTAGCCAAGTCAAAAAATTGCGAGTTTACGCTGGTTGGGAAGGATGTACCCTTTGAGTTTGTCAAGGCGTCTTTGGATGGACAAAAACTCAGAATTCAGAATTCACGCGAAACGTTCAGAATTCCGTTGCTCGGCTCGCATCAGATCGAAAACGCCGCCACCGCCTACACCGCGTTGAAAGCTAGCGGAATTGCCATTACGGATGAAGACATCCAAAAGGGATTTTCTCAGGTACAATGGCGCGCGCGCTTCGAGATCGCCCGCCTCGACCCGCCGCTGATATTTGATTCTGCCCATAATCAGGATTCGTTCGAGAAGCTGTTTGAAACGCTCGAAACCTATTTCCCCGGCAAAATGGTTTATCTCATTTTCGGCGCGTCGGAGGATAAGAACATTCCCGGCATGTTTGCGGCGATGAAACCGAAGATTCAAAAATTGATCATCACGCGCGCCGATCATCCAAGAGCCTTGAGCGTGGAGCATGTTCAGGGTCTCGCCGAACAGGCTGGGGTGGAGTCGGAGGCGGTGGTTCCCGTCCGGGAGGCGTTGAAGCGCGCTCTTGAATTGTCGTCAAACGATGGTAGCATTGTGTTATCCGCCGGGTCGATGTTCGTGACCGCGGAAGTAATGAGAGAGTATTCGTCATTGCGAGGAAGGCGTTAG
- a CDS encoding DNA-3-methyladenine glycosylase I codes for MTTYCDYCNSHPEDTYNKNYHDTQYGFPLRNDDELFERLALEINQAGLSWITILKKADNFHKAYDKFKIEKVAAYTEKDRARLLADAGIIRNKLKVNAAIVNAQKIVELRKEYGSFKGWLDAHHPLTKDEWTKLFKKTFIFTGGEIVNEFLMSTGYLPGAHQKDCPIFKKVAAKKPAWMKR; via the coding sequence GTGACCACGTATTGTGACTATTGTAATTCTCATCCCGAAGATACTTATAATAAAAATTACCACGATACCCAGTACGGTTTCCCACTCCGGAACGACGATGAACTTTTTGAGCGTCTCGCCCTGGAGATCAATCAGGCGGGTCTTTCATGGATCACGATCTTGAAGAAAGCCGATAATTTTCACAAGGCATATGACAAGTTCAAGATCGAAAAGGTTGCCGCATATACTGAAAAGGATCGCGCTCGTCTGCTGGCAGATGCGGGTATCATCCGTAATAAGTTGAAGGTCAATGCGGCGATTGTCAACGCACAAAAGATCGTCGAACTTCGAAAGGAATACGGCTCCTTCAAAGGCTGGTTGGATGCGCATCATCCGCTGACAAAAGATGAGTGGACAAAACTCTTCAAGAAGACATTTATCTTCACCGGCGGCGAGATCGTGAACGAATTTCTCATGTCCACAGGGTATCTGCCCGGCGCGCACCAAAAAGATTGCCCCATTTTCAAGAAAGTCGCCGCAAAGAAGCCGGCGTGGATGAAAAGATAA
- a CDS encoding Xaa-Pro peptidase family protein, producing the protein MTQTRLEKLTASLRTSDLDAVILNPGPTLKYLSGLNFHLMERPVVLFVTADQDPVLVLPELERPKVDLFPYKVQAIPYGENPSEWDDAFRKAAQALGLDGKRIGVEPRQLRLLEFRYVKAGVPEADFPDASDVLSELRLKKDQAEVEAMRRAVKIAQDALEAVIPQIQIGMTEHELSSELVMQLLKHGSEPEIPFAPIVSAGPNSANPHASPTERKLQAGDLLVVDWGAAYDGYISDLTRTFAVGEVDEEYKKIHQIVQEANAAGRAAAKPGVPCADVDKAARDVIEKAGYGKYFTHRTGHGIGMEGHEAPYMRGDNMQLLEPGMAFTVEPGIYLTGRNGVRIEDNMVITENGVESLSDMPREIRVVGQAK; encoded by the coding sequence ATGACCCAAACACGACTCGAAAAACTCACCGCTTCACTTCGGACCTCGGACCTGGATGCTGTTATTCTCAATCCGGGTCCCACGCTGAAATATCTCAGCGGATTGAACTTCCATTTGATGGAACGCCCCGTTGTGTTGTTCGTCACGGCGGATCAAGACCCCGTGCTGGTTCTGCCCGAACTCGAAAGACCCAAAGTGGATCTGTTCCCTTACAAGGTGCAGGCGATCCCCTATGGAGAGAATCCGTCAGAGTGGGATGATGCCTTTCGCAAGGCGGCGCAGGCGCTCGGTCTGGATGGGAAGCGAATCGGCGTCGAGCCTCGTCAATTGCGGCTGTTGGAATTCCGTTATGTCAAGGCGGGCGTCCCCGAAGCGGACTTCCCTGATGCGAGTGATGTTTTGTCGGAGTTGCGTTTGAAAAAGGATCAAGCCGAAGTGGAAGCGATGCGCAGGGCGGTGAAGATCGCACAGGATGCGCTGGAAGCGGTCATCCCGCAGATTCAAATCGGCATGACCGAGCATGAATTGTCTTCCGAGTTGGTCATGCAATTGTTGAAGCATGGCTCTGAGCCGGAAATCCCTTTTGCGCCGATCGTCTCTGCCGGACCGAATTCAGCAAATCCGCATGCCTCTCCGACTGAGCGAAAATTGCAGGCGGGCGATTTATTGGTTGTGGATTGGGGCGCGGCGTACGATGGATATATCTCTGACCTGACGCGCACCTTCGCCGTGGGCGAAGTGGATGAGGAATATAAAAAGATCCATCAGATCGTGCAGGAAGCAAACGCCGCAGGACGCGCCGCTGCCAAGCCCGGCGTTCCCTGCGCGGATGTGGATAAAGCTGCGCGTGATGTGATCGAGAAGGCGGGCTATGGCAAGTATTTCACGCATCGCACTGGTCACGGCATTGGCATGGAAGGGCACGAAGCGCCATACATGCGCGGCGATAATATGCAATTGCTCGAGCCCGGCATGGCGTTTACCGTGGAGCCTGGCATTTATCTGACGGGTCGCAACGGCGTGCGCATCGAAGATAATATGGTGATAACGGAAAATGGCGTCGAGAGTCTCTCTGATATGCCGAGAGAGATTCGAGTAGTCGGACAAGCGAAGTAA
- a CDS encoding glycosyltransferase family 39 protein, translating to MDRLLEFRVYQISDIFYNVCMSDGYKKSLAAGAFLIWSAVILSAFYITQRPLFLQVIEGMLATFWAIALTMILLLNAMGIGSFILKRRRVDANARERLILGAGLGLGVLGLMGYGLAAFGVADALILLAILFMFLIWLFVSKTFLQILGDLRSLIRSFEDDRDGIPAWLPPAVVIAALLGFFFALLPPAEGFDGLFYHLTLPEHLLADKQILPYIIPQFWFPSLMEGNFVWALGLGSERTAQLIHWSFSILTLALVWEWSRTTLGSKPAWWSLAVLVSMPSLPWLASWAYNDFALVFYGLAALYAIWKWDGTDAWLFIGGAFAGMAMGIKYTSFILPVFCVILIFLFGKNFRARITAILYFSLTAIVIASPWYFRNWLVMGNPFYPFVFGGHGWDAFLAEWYSGSGTGIGWDVIELLLLPLNTMLGHRDQNYFDGRIGPLFLLFLPFALWALWRKRRDLQGKMLFILFGFALLNAIVWTFGVIQTSHLWQSRLLLPGLVPFTILIGLGIALLPDLDLPQLRVSFISAVILGLVIALTLFDNSLSLIARRPFQYAFGMESRQSHFQRWQPRYASALTLVESTPPDSFVYFIFEPRSYNMPRKVQPDAINSNLAHDFYLHGDAETIHADWISKGYTHVLVYTTMLDEGFPSQFNQLVPFMQLEMEDGSFRLYSIQP from the coding sequence ATGGATCGTCTCCTTGAATTCCGAGTCTATCAGATTTCGGACATCTTTTATAATGTCTGCATGAGCGATGGATATAAAAAATCACTGGCGGCGGGGGCGTTCCTGATATGGAGCGCCGTCATCCTTTCGGCATTTTACATCACACAGCGACCGCTTTTCCTGCAAGTGATCGAGGGAATGCTCGCGACATTTTGGGCAATTGCACTGACGATGATCCTGCTTCTCAATGCAATGGGAATTGGCTCTTTTATTCTCAAACGCAGGCGCGTGGACGCCAATGCGCGCGAGCGGTTGATATTGGGAGCAGGTCTTGGCTTGGGTGTGCTGGGGCTGATGGGATACGGGCTGGCGGCGTTCGGGGTTGCAGATGCGTTAATCCTGCTTGCGATTTTATTTATGTTCTTGATCTGGCTCTTTGTTTCAAAAACATTCCTGCAGATTTTGGGAGACCTGCGTTCCCTCATCCGTTCATTTGAGGATGACAGAGATGGAATTCCCGCATGGCTTCCGCCAGCCGTCGTCATCGCCGCCCTGCTGGGATTTTTCTTCGCGCTCCTGCCGCCCGCCGAAGGGTTCGACGGTTTGTTCTATCATCTCACATTGCCTGAACATCTGTTGGCGGATAAACAGATTCTTCCATATATCATTCCGCAGTTTTGGTTCCCAAGTTTGATGGAAGGAAATTTCGTCTGGGCGCTCGGCTTGGGAAGCGAACGTACCGCGCAATTGATCCATTGGTCGTTTTCAATTCTCACGCTTGCACTGGTTTGGGAATGGTCGCGCACCACATTGGGAAGCAAACCCGCGTGGTGGTCGCTGGCGGTTCTTGTCTCCATGCCGTCCCTGCCGTGGCTTGCATCCTGGGCATACAACGATTTCGCGCTCGTCTTTTACGGGCTGGCGGCGCTGTACGCCATTTGGAAATGGGATGGCACGGATGCATGGCTTTTCATCGGCGGCGCGTTCGCGGGCATGGCGATGGGCATCAAATACACCAGTTTCATCCTGCCTGTTTTTTGCGTCATCTTGATCTTCCTGTTTGGAAAAAACTTCCGCGCACGCATCACCGCCATCCTCTATTTCTCCCTGACCGCCATCGTCATCGCATCGCCATGGTACTTCCGCAACTGGCTCGTCATGGGCAATCCGTTCTATCCGTTCGTGTTTGGCGGGCACGGCTGGGACGCCTTCCTCGCGGAATGGTATTCGGGCAGCGGTACAGGCATCGGCTGGGACGTAATTGAACTGCTCCTGCTTCCACTCAACACCATGCTCGGTCACCGCGACCAGAATTATTTCGACGGGCGCATCGGTCCGCTTTTCCTCCTGTTTCTGCCGTTCGCGCTTTGGGCGCTCTGGCGAAAACGCCGCGACCTGCAAGGCAAGATGCTGTTCATCCTGTTCGGCTTTGCCCTGCTCAACGCCATCGTATGGACTTTCGGCGTGATTCAGACGAGTCACTTGTGGCAGTCCCGCCTGTTGCTACCGGGACTCGTTCCATTCACCATCCTGATCGGATTGGGAATCGCGCTTCTTCCCGACTTGGACTTGCCTCAACTTCGAGTGAGTTTCATCTCCGCTGTGATTCTGGGACTCGTCATCGCGTTGACGCTCTTCGACAATTCCCTCAGCCTGATCGCCCGCCGACCTTTTCAATACGCCTTCGGCATGGAATCACGCCAATCACACTTCCAACGCTGGCAGCCGCGCTATGCATCCGCATTGACGTTGGTGGAGTCAACACCGCCCGATTCGTTCGTATATTTCATTTTCGAGCCGCGCAGTTACAACATGCCGCGCAAGGTCCAGCCGGATGCGATCAACAGCAACCTCGCGCATGATTTTTATTTACATGGGGATGCGGAAACGATCCATGCAGATTGGATATCCAAGGGCTACACCCACGTTCTTGTTTATACAACCATGCTGGATGAGGGGTTTCCAAGTCAATTCAACCAACTCGTTCCTTTCATGCAACTGGAAATGGAAGATGGAAGTTTCAGACTGTATTCCATTCAACCGTAA
- a CDS encoding SDR family oxidoreductase, whose product MDLRLKNKRALVTGSSQGLGYAAALGLAKEGCKVAINGRDEAKIKAKAEKLQKETGSQVIGLAGDLSLPDVPENLVKQAAESLGGLDILITNTGGPKPGALESLNEADWQKGIDLCLMAHVRLIQSTLPYLRKSDSPSILTITSLSVKQPIPNLILSNSIRLATIGLTKSLALDLGKEGIRVNSIIPGWTETERVTELLEVRAEANSTTVEEEAKRQAAESPFGRMATPEEFANAAVFLVSPAASYVTGVMLSVDGGMIKGTF is encoded by the coding sequence ATGGACTTAAGACTCAAAAACAAACGCGCGCTCGTTACTGGCTCGTCACAGGGGTTGGGTTATGCCGCCGCGCTGGGATTGGCAAAAGAAGGCTGTAAGGTGGCCATCAATGGGCGAGATGAGGCAAAGATCAAAGCCAAAGCAGAGAAACTGCAAAAAGAGACAGGCTCACAGGTCATTGGGCTGGCTGGAGACCTCAGTTTGCCGGATGTGCCGGAAAACCTGGTGAAGCAAGCCGCAGAATCGCTCGGCGGGCTGGATATTCTCATCACCAACACGGGTGGACCGAAGCCCGGCGCTCTCGAGTCACTGAATGAAGCCGACTGGCAAAAAGGCATTGACCTGTGCCTGATGGCTCATGTACGTCTGATACAATCGACGCTTCCGTATTTGCGGAAATCGGATTCGCCGAGCATTCTGACGATCACCTCGCTGTCGGTGAAACAACCGATTCCCAACCTGATCCTTTCGAACAGCATCCGTCTGGCGACCATCGGCTTGACCAAATCCCTTGCGCTGGATCTGGGCAAGGAAGGCATCCGCGTCAATTCGATCATACCGGGCTGGACGGAGACGGAACGGGTCACAGAGTTGCTGGAGGTCCGGGCGGAAGCGAACAGCACCACGGTCGAGGAAGAGGCGAAGCGGCAGGCGGCGGAGAGTCCGTTCGGGAGGATGGCAACGCCCGAGGAGTTCGCAAATGCCGCGGTATTCCTCGTCAGCCCTGCCGCATCCTATGTCACCGGTGTGATGTTGAGCGTGGACGGCGGCATGATCAAGGGAACATTTTAG